Proteins encoded by one window of Dryocola sp. LX212:
- a CDS encoding YdgH/BhsA/McbA-like domain containing protein yields MKKIIKTTVAIIALFVSALSYAASPQMVSSSEAASLQKIGVVSSGGFTTLDELVASLDMKAADAGATHYRITSASGMNKLSGTAVLYR; encoded by the coding sequence ATGAAAAAGATCATCAAAACCACCGTTGCTATCATCGCCCTGTTCGTCAGCGCACTGAGCTATGCCGCCAGCCCGCAAATGGTTTCCAGCAGCGAAGCTGCATCGCTGCAAAAAATTGGCGTGGTCTCCTCCGGAGGCTTCACCACCCTGGATGAACTGGTGGCCTCACTGGATATGAAAGCCGCTGATGCCGGAGCCACACACTACCGCATCACCAGTGCCAGCGGCATGAATAAACTCTCCGGTACCGCCGTCCTGTATCGTTGA
- a CDS encoding TetR/AcrR family transcriptional regulator: MSTHDSLIELTDTLIQQNGYQGFSYADLADGLGIRKASIHYHFQTKTDLGLAYCDYKEAGLLKLEAALLQLPPGKARLQGYMDAFLKCADSGQMCGIHAMLSDSALFEEPLQKATSRLAQTDLRILTNVLVSGRESGELAFTAEPADVAIIIGSAIKGALMLNRIPPHDACSRTMSALIQLLCRP, translated from the coding sequence ATGTCCACCCATGACAGTCTGATTGAACTGACTGACACCCTTATCCAGCAGAACGGCTACCAGGGCTTCAGCTATGCTGATCTCGCTGACGGTCTGGGAATACGTAAGGCCAGTATCCATTACCATTTTCAGACCAAAACCGACCTCGGGCTTGCCTACTGTGACTACAAGGAGGCCGGCCTGCTGAAACTGGAAGCGGCCCTGTTACAGCTGCCACCGGGTAAAGCCCGCCTGCAGGGTTATATGGACGCATTTCTCAAATGCGCCGACAGCGGCCAGATGTGTGGCATTCACGCCATGTTGTCCGACAGCGCCCTGTTTGAAGAACCTCTTCAGAAAGCCACCTCCCGGCTGGCACAAACCGACCTGCGCATCCTGACCAATGTGCTGGTTTCGGGTCGTGAAAGTGGTGAACTGGCTTTTACTGCTGAGCCGGCCGACGTGGCCATTATCATCGGCAGCGCCATTAAAGGGGCCCTGATGCTCAACCGAATCCCTCCTCATGATGCCTGCTCCCGCACCATGAGCGCTCTTATTCAGCTACTCTGCCGCCCGTAA
- a CDS encoding DUF1471 domain-containing protein, whose product MKALISNVIAIFTRKPRGPVIIKSGLSDEEKAALVPVRTLSVGWVSSVDELEREVIREALEHGAAAYLISELEQARFVHARATLLA is encoded by the coding sequence ATGAAAGCACTTATCAGCAACGTTATTGCTATCTTCACCCGTAAACCCCGTGGACCGGTCATCATCAAATCCGGTCTGTCCGATGAAGAAAAAGCGGCTCTGGTACCGGTCCGCACCCTTTCTGTTGGTTGGGTGTCTTCCGTGGATGAGCTGGAGCGGGAGGTTATCCGCGAAGCCCTTGAACATGGTGCCGCCGCTTATCTGATTTCTGAGCTTGAGCAGGCCCGTTTCGTCCATGCCCGCGCCACGCTGCTTGCGTAG